Proteins from one Triticum aestivum cultivar Chinese Spring chromosome 7A, IWGSC CS RefSeq v2.1, whole genome shotgun sequence genomic window:
- the LOC123147830 gene encoding uncharacterized protein, whose translation MEEQFVPCCNRQVLGAYIEHVQSVVARENKPVGAPIFVTREQLEYEVMIDHGAIRTRIHGPGWQRFLDEYAVRPGDMVYICLTRGDGRFFVEVEMGGIRQTPLPYIALNGLSLVHRELVDQCVYTRGIRLEFPEMRKMIRRAFTPLEDICCIFVHKMTGVDIRGGYMRLPKKAVDLIESKTGHMDNSGSILLHDDTGALVAASFKKANDGRLVIQGGFPKCVGQLELKENDLVVITFHRRGMDYLYIDIDAMLNLGAAHICLLFCVLRHGSDL comes from the exons ATGGAAGAACAG TTTGTTCCATGCTGCAACAGGCAAGTGCTCGGCGCATATATTGAACATGTGCAATCCGTTGTGGCCAGAGAGAATAAGCCCGTGGGTGCGCCAATCTTTGTAACCAGAGAACAACTGGAGTATGAAGTCATGATCGATCATGGGGCTATTCGGACCAGGATTCATGGACCTGGCTGGCAGAGGTTTCTTGACGAGTACGCAGTGCGGCCTGGTGACATGGTGTATATATGCCTTACTCGCGGTGATGGAAGATTTTTCGTGGAAGTTGAGATGGGTGGCATAAGGCAAACCCCACTTCCTTATATCG CTCTGAATGGCTTATCCCTTGTGCATCGCGAGCTCGTCGACCAGTGTGTGTACACTAGGGGGATACGGTTGGAATTTCCAGAGATGAGAAAGATGATCAGACGTGCTTTCACCCCCTTGGAAGATATATGTTGCATCTTTGTACACAAGATGACTGGTGTTGACATTAGAGGTGGCTACATG AGGCTTCCGAAGAAGGCTGTTGATCTTATTGAAAGCAAAACGGGCCATATGGATAATTCAGGGAGTATTCTGCTGCATGACGATACAGGAGCCCTTGTAGCGGCTTCATTCAAAAAGGCAAACGATGGCAGACTCGTCATACAAGGAGGTTTTCCGAAGTGTGTCGGTCAGCTTGAACTGAAGGAAAATGATCTTGTTGTCATCACGTTCCACAGGCGTGGCATGGACTATTTATACATAGACATAGATGCCATGTTGAACTTGGGAGCAGCTCATATATGCTTGCTCTTTTGTGTACTTCGTCATGGATCGGATTTGTAG